AAACAAACCAAAAATTCCACCATAACTTCTAATCATTTCTCCAAAAATAATTAAAACTAATGCAAAAAATAAAGCTTTGGTTTGTGAAAATAAAGCTACGCAAAAAGATATAAGACCAAAAGCAATTAAAGGTAAAGTTGTTAACATACCTGCTAAAGTAGAATTAATTTTATAGTATTCTTGTATATATTCTATCATAGGTCCTATAGAAGTAATAGGTGCTCTTAAATTTAAAGCAAAAGCTACAACGACTAAGGCATTAATCCAAAAGAATTTTTTATATAATACTTGTGTACTCATGGTTATTTTTGGTTTAAAATATCTTCAATGTATTTTTGCTTGCTTTCTTTGTTGGTATGTTTTTGTTCTATTTGATTTTGGCTTTTTAATATTTCATTTTCTTTAGAAAAATAAAAATGATCAATCAAAAAAATAGAAGAAATAATTAAAACCAAAGGAATTAGAAAAACCATTTTTTAATACTTTCTATAGATATTTCCATAATATTCTAAATCATTATTATTTAGTTTTTCATCAAAAGAATTTATTTTAAGATTTGCCTTTAGAATTTTTTCTCTTTCTTCATCTAAATCTTGATAGGAAAAAACCATATTAATACTTACAACTCCATCAAGTTGTTCTAATTGTTTATATGCTTTTA
The genomic region above belongs to Campylobacter peloridis LMG 23910 and contains:
- a CDS encoding chaperone NapD, with the protein product MNLSSVLILTTEEKIEKLKEQIQKVPCCTIELVQDEKIIVVIESKNLDDELKAYKQLEQLDGVVSINMVFSYQDLDEEREKILKANLKINSFDEKLNNNDLEYYGNIYRKY